In Candidatus Limnocylindria bacterium, the following proteins share a genomic window:
- a CDS encoding shikimate kinase, with translation MHLFIVGPPGIGKSTIAPLLASRLGASVVETDRAIARRARKPNKDVIEQDGMESFRDLESRVIASFRPTPAWIVVDTGGGAPIREENRRRMRELGLIIGLRGSVARVTAGIAATMAKRPNQDVAPGDRARSV, from the coding sequence GTGCACCTCTTCATCGTCGGTCCGCCGGGCATCGGCAAGAGCACCATCGCGCCTCTCCTCGCGAGCCGGCTGGGCGCGAGCGTCGTCGAGACCGACCGCGCCATCGCGCGTCGGGCGCGAAAGCCGAACAAGGACGTCATCGAGCAGGACGGGATGGAGAGCTTCCGCGATCTCGAGTCGCGCGTCATCGCGTCCTTTCGGCCGACGCCGGCGTGGATCGTCGTCGATACCGGCGGCGGTGCGCCGATCCGCGAGGAGAACCGGAGGCGGATGCGCGAGCTCGGCCTGATCATCGGGCTGCGCGGCTCGGTGGCGCGCGTCACCGCGGGGATCGCCGCGACGATGGCGAAGCGGCCGAATCAGGATGTGGCGCCGGGGGACCGCGCGCGATCCGT